A single genomic interval of Barnesiella intestinihominis YIT 11860 harbors:
- a CDS encoding CatB-related O-acetyltransferase, translating to MRDLTRLASRIVMFFMQFYYRLARHSRVSYKAYIDGRTRLAGYNTIQDNVLLAGARIGRGTYICRGSNFTDAEVGAFCSIGRNVRIVNGQHPTRTFVSTHPAFFSPNGQPGFSFVREKRYEDCRYLDRERRVSVEVGADVWIGNNVSLMSGTRIGTGAVIATGAVVVSDVAPYAIVGGVPAREIRKRFDDEQIAYLLASRWWERPFDELRKEADSFSDIGLFMKNGL from the coding sequence ATGAGGGATTTGACTCGTTTAGCCAGTCGTATCGTTATGTTTTTCATGCAGTTTTATTATCGACTGGCTCGTCATTCGAGGGTTTCGTACAAGGCTTATATCGACGGTCGTACCCGATTGGCCGGATATAATACCATACAGGACAATGTTTTGTTGGCCGGCGCCCGTATCGGCCGGGGCACTTATATTTGCCGAGGGAGCAATTTCACCGATGCAGAGGTCGGTGCGTTTTGTTCGATCGGTCGGAATGTCCGTATCGTCAACGGACAGCATCCGACCCGCACCTTCGTATCTACTCACCCGGCTTTTTTCTCTCCCAACGGGCAACCGGGGTTTTCGTTTGTCCGGGAAAAACGGTATGAGGACTGTCGGTATCTCGATCGGGAACGACGAGTGAGCGTAGAGGTGGGAGCCGATGTGTGGATTGGGAACAACGTGTCGTTGATGTCGGGGACCCGAATCGGTACGGGGGCGGTGATCGCTACCGGAGCCGTGGTGGTGAGCGATGTGGCGCCTTATGCGATTGTGGGTGGTGTACCTGCCCGGGAAATCAGGAAACGGTTCGATGATGAGCAGATTGCTTATCTGTTGGCTTCGCGATGGTGGGAACGTCCGTTCGATGAACTTCGGAAAGAGGCGGACAGTTTCTCGGATATCGGATTGTTCATGAAAAACGGATTGTAA
- a CDS encoding GH3 auxin-responsive promoter family protein — protein sequence MNPTKLIRSIFAKRLSQIDRYADYGDIIQQKTLLDLLQKAKNTEFGTKFKFNDISSYKSFAENIPINGYEELKPYIERTMSGEQNILWPTPIRHFAKSSGTTNDKSKFIPVSAESLRYCHYQGGSDCVALYLRENPQSRFFSGKGLILGGSRAQNPFGKAYCGDLSAILIQNINPLINLIRVPSKKIALMSEWDTKLEAIAESTIDRDITNLSGVPSWFLVLIKHILKKTGRQNLTEVWPNLEVFFHGGISFAPYREQYRELISNPDMHYVETYNASEGFFAVQNDLSVAGMLLLIDLGIFYEFIPLGKSNEHAVPLWEVEAGRNYEMVITSNGGLWRYRMGDTVKILSTNPLKISISGRTKHYINAFGEELMVDNAEQAIARTCAQTGASVLNYTAAPVYMTDHSKGRHQWLIEFGELPVPVEIFAEKLDTNLQNLNSDYEAKRFKSIALECLEIIPAKTGIFDAWLRDHNKLGGQHKIPRLYNRRDIIEEILRYNR from the coding sequence ATGAATCCTACAAAGTTGATACGTTCGATATTTGCAAAACGTCTCTCTCAAATAGACCGTTATGCCGATTACGGCGACATCATACAGCAAAAAACACTGCTCGACCTGCTTCAAAAAGCAAAAAACACCGAATTTGGAACAAAATTCAAATTCAACGACATATCCTCCTATAAAAGTTTTGCCGAAAACATTCCCATCAATGGATATGAAGAATTAAAGCCCTACATCGAACGAACGATGAGCGGGGAACAAAATATCTTATGGCCCACACCGATACGGCATTTTGCAAAATCATCGGGAACGACCAACGATAAAAGCAAATTCATTCCCGTCAGTGCCGAATCCCTCAGATACTGCCATTATCAAGGAGGCAGCGATTGTGTAGCCCTATACCTCAGAGAAAATCCCCAAAGCCGTTTCTTTTCGGGAAAAGGCCTGATACTCGGAGGAAGCCGGGCACAAAACCCTTTTGGCAAAGCCTATTGCGGAGACCTATCGGCAATACTCATTCAAAATATCAATCCGCTCATCAACCTGATAAGAGTCCCGTCGAAAAAAATAGCGCTCATGAGCGAATGGGACACCAAGCTCGAAGCCATCGCCGAGAGCACGATCGATCGGGATATCACCAATCTGTCGGGAGTACCCTCGTGGTTTCTAGTCCTCATCAAACACATCTTAAAAAAAACAGGTCGGCAGAACCTCACGGAAGTATGGCCCAACCTCGAAGTTTTTTTCCACGGAGGAATCAGTTTCGCACCCTATCGCGAACAATACCGGGAGCTCATCTCCAACCCCGACATGCACTACGTCGAGACCTATAACGCTTCCGAAGGATTCTTCGCCGTACAAAACGACCTATCGGTTGCCGGTATGCTACTCCTCATCGACTTAGGCATCTTTTATGAATTTATCCCGCTGGGAAAAAGCAACGAACACGCCGTTCCGCTGTGGGAGGTAGAAGCCGGGCGCAACTACGAGATGGTCATCACCTCTAACGGAGGCCTATGGAGATATCGCATGGGAGACACCGTAAAAATACTCTCCACGAATCCGTTAAAGATAAGCATTTCGGGACGCACCAAACACTATATCAATGCCTTCGGAGAAGAACTCATGGTCGATAACGCAGAACAGGCAATCGCCCGCACCTGCGCACAGACAGGAGCCAGCGTACTCAACTACACAGCCGCTCCCGTATATATGACCGACCACAGCAAAGGACGCCATCAATGGCTCATCGAGTTCGGCGAACTCCCCGTTCCGGTCGAAATATTTGCAGAAAAGCTCGACACGAACCTCCAAAATTTAAATTCCGACTACGAAGCCAAACGATTTAAAAGTATCGCACTCGAATGCCTCGAAATCATTCCCGCCAAAACAGGGATATTCGATGCTTGGTTACGTGACCACAACAAACTCGGCGGACAGCACAAAATCCCCCGGCTATACAATCGACGCGACATCATAGAAGAAATACTCCGGTATAACCGGTAA
- a CDS encoding glycosyltransferase family 2 protein — protein MGRPLFSIITITFNAAGTLPATLRSVERQTFTDYEYLIVDGASTDGTIAIAQHSAAVSSVTSEPDKGLYDAMNKGLRKARGCYLVFLNAGDAFHEPDTLQKIADSIEKTDPDIVYGETALVDSERRFISMRRLQAPERLSVKSFRMGMLVCHQAFIVRREIAPEYDLRYRFSADFDWCIRCMQMAKTITHTHEVLIDYLNEGVTTANRKASLRERYEIMCRYYGTLPTFLRHLWFAVRFAFARFSGRE, from the coding sequence ATGGGACGGCCGCTTTTTTCGATTATTACGATTACGTTTAACGCTGCTGGGACTTTGCCGGCTACGTTGAGAAGCGTGGAACGACAGACGTTTACCGACTATGAGTATTTGATCGTGGACGGTGCGTCGACCGACGGTACGATTGCGATTGCGCAGCACTCGGCAGCGGTCTCGTCGGTGACGAGCGAACCGGACAAGGGTTTATACGATGCGATGAACAAGGGCTTGCGTAAAGCACGAGGGTGTTATCTCGTTTTTCTGAATGCCGGCGATGCGTTTCACGAACCCGATACGTTGCAGAAAATCGCCGATTCCATCGAAAAAACCGACCCCGATATTGTCTATGGAGAGACGGCGTTGGTCGATTCGGAAAGACGTTTTATATCTATGCGAAGGTTACAGGCTCCCGAAAGGTTATCGGTGAAGAGTTTTCGCATGGGGATGCTGGTGTGCCATCAGGCGTTTATCGTTCGCCGGGAGATTGCGCCGGAATATGATTTGCGGTATCGTTTTTCCGCCGACTTCGATTGGTGTATCCGGTGCATGCAAATGGCGAAAACGATAACTCATACACACGAGGTGCTTATCGATTATTTGAACGAGGGGGTCACTACCGCCAACCGAAAGGCTTCGTTGCGGGAGAGATACGAGATTATGTGCCGATATTACGGGACTTTACCGACGTTCTTGCGTCATTTGTGGTTTGCCGTGCGGTTCGCTTTCGCTCGTTTTTCGGGACGGGAGTAG
- a CDS encoding MAC/perforin domain-containing protein, which translates to MRNFIYAIGVCSLLFSCNSELETLPEEFNTEGTAPLVTRVAAHPKYGVLGWGYDVTGNYMSHGKGVTLPVIDIDRFEAENFDRIVLDSSTSQETEYYYGTTAEEYLKRVGDNVDTGVDAKKALFSLTITGNYQKNTSYSSEYSFAGCDHYYSLKRCYIRAAVERLQNYLSDTFREDLAELPAEDIVDFYGTHVLADIRMGGRVSFLYKTYAGKENVEAITKAGFKVDVLNLFSIGNEYQVNTSLAVNNSRQLATINVTGGTDALLETFDPIKEQPRFGSVADWQRTVNADNAGLIDVELPRLIPIYELAADPTVKAALKEAVANYIESKRLKQLFPLYEYFRANKMDHYATSVWQGLANGLWEYQGVIGYVYLGPEPGTIPLYLYYNKKCVNHYCTPVYQGEKKGDYVLEGITAYIYEKQEPGTVPLYMYYNGRRCDHYVTIVWQGNKKGDYVYEGNAGYVYP; encoded by the coding sequence ATGAGAAATTTTATTTACGCAATCGGAGTGTGCTCACTTCTTTTTTCCTGTAATTCTGAACTGGAAACTTTGCCGGAAGAGTTTAATACAGAAGGGACTGCGCCTCTTGTCACACGTGTGGCGGCTCATCCTAAATATGGTGTGTTGGGGTGGGGATATGATGTTACCGGCAATTATATGAGTCATGGGAAAGGGGTTACCCTGCCTGTTATTGATATAGACCGGTTCGAGGCGGAAAATTTCGACCGCATAGTTCTCGATTCTTCGACATCGCAAGAGACAGAATATTATTATGGCACTACTGCCGAGGAGTATTTGAAACGTGTGGGAGACAATGTGGACACCGGAGTCGATGCGAAAAAGGCTTTATTCAGTTTGACAATAACCGGTAATTATCAAAAAAATACATCGTATTCGTCGGAATATTCTTTTGCCGGATGCGACCATTATTATTCTTTGAAAAGATGTTATATAAGGGCGGCGGTCGAGCGGCTACAAAACTATCTGAGCGATACGTTCCGAGAAGATCTCGCCGAACTGCCTGCCGAAGATATTGTAGATTTTTACGGCACTCATGTGCTGGCCGATATTCGTATGGGCGGACGCGTGAGTTTCTTGTATAAGACGTATGCCGGCAAGGAGAATGTCGAGGCGATTACGAAAGCGGGATTCAAGGTCGATGTTCTCAATTTGTTTTCCATCGGGAACGAATATCAAGTCAATACCAGTTTGGCGGTGAATAATTCCCGGCAGCTCGCTACGATCAATGTCACCGGTGGCACAGATGCGCTGCTGGAAACTTTCGACCCTATAAAGGAGCAACCTCGATTTGGCTCTGTTGCGGACTGGCAGAGAACGGTCAATGCCGATAATGCCGGGCTTATCGACGTGGAATTGCCCCGATTAATTCCCATTTATGAATTGGCGGCAGACCCGACTGTGAAAGCTGCACTTAAAGAAGCGGTAGCGAATTATATCGAGTCCAAACGACTCAAACAGCTGTTCCCGTTGTATGAGTATTTTCGTGCTAACAAAATGGATCATTATGCGACTTCGGTATGGCAAGGTTTAGCAAATGGTCTTTGGGAATACCAAGGTGTAATCGGTTATGTATATTTAGGCCCGGAACCGGGAACGATACCATTATATCTGTATTATAATAAAAAGTGTGTAAATCATTATTGTACTCCGGTTTACCAAGGGGAGAAGAAGGGCGACTATGTGCTCGAAGGCATCACGGCATATATTTATGAGAAACAGGAGCCGGGAACCGTTCCCTTGTATATGTATTATAATGGGCGCCGATGCGATCATTATGTAACGATCGTGTGGCAAGGAAATAAAAAGGGAGATTATGTATATGAAGGAAATGCGGGTTATGTGTATCCGTAG
- the rnc gene encoding ribonuclease III, with amino-acid sequence MLRHKEPYVLYRKLLGFYPTDIHLYEQACLHRSSSICEQGRRINNERLEFLGDAILDAIVADILFHKFKTSKEGFLTNTRAKIVKRESLNEIAVKLGLDNFITYSMRTSSHNNYMFGNAFEALIGAIYLDKGYRYCKKFVETRIIDPYIDLEKISKEEFNFKSRLIEWGQKHKVDIEFALIETIVDQDNNPVFQSQALLGGISGGIGIGYSKKESQQNAARIALNRIRRDKNYQQSVLATQENGNNTIVT; translated from the coding sequence ATGCTGCGACATAAGGAGCCTTATGTTCTTTATCGTAAACTGTTAGGTTTTTATCCTACCGACATACATCTGTATGAACAAGCCTGTTTGCATCGTTCTTCCTCGATATGCGAACAAGGTCGGCGCATTAACAACGAACGACTCGAATTTTTGGGCGATGCAATTCTCGATGCCATCGTCGCCGATATATTGTTCCACAAGTTCAAGACGAGCAAAGAAGGGTTTCTCACCAACACGCGGGCAAAAATAGTTAAACGCGAATCACTCAACGAAATCGCCGTGAAATTAGGTCTCGATAATTTCATCACCTATTCCATGCGCACCAGTTCGCACAACAACTACATGTTCGGCAATGCCTTCGAAGCCCTCATCGGAGCCATTTATTTGGATAAAGGATACCGATACTGCAAGAAATTCGTCGAGACCCGTATCATCGACCCATATATCGATCTCGAAAAAATCTCGAAAGAAGAATTCAATTTCAAGTCCCGACTCATCGAATGGGGACAAAAACACAAAGTCGATATAGAATTTGCACTGATCGAGACCATCGTCGACCAAGACAACAACCCCGTATTCCAATCGCAAGCCCTGCTCGGAGGTATATCCGGTGGGATAGGAATAGGATACTCCAAAAAAGAATCGCAGCAAAATGCAGCACGCATAGCGCTCAACCGAATCCGCAGAGACAAAAACTATCAGCAATCGGTATTAGCCACTCAGGAGAATGGGAATAACACGATCGTAACATAA
- a CDS encoding glycosyl transferase family 90: MDNIFYSIRNGKNPKYSYYLKSYFLRLLPLKAICRKRLNKILAQVDTRSDKNYINDRVNYYNRLIEPVKLPEGSPHLNELKLQKKGKVYYFDSFEYLRYFPENLQWNYCFGDINFMPDTPSIVKSRPIHNQSANAILLNLNKVRHFIFVKDKIPFEKKMDKVIFRGKVNEGKTKRIAFFNKYFGNPLYDLGDTSRNGNPAWRTGKKTIAEHLRYKFILALEGNDVASNLKWVMSSNSVAVMPRPEFETWFMEGRLIPNYHYIEIKPDFSDLEERIAYYTAHPDEAIEISRHANEYVSQFFDKKREKLISLLVLQKYFRKTGQLEQ; the protein is encoded by the coding sequence ATGGATAACATTTTTTATAGCATACGCAACGGCAAGAATCCCAAATACAGCTATTATTTGAAATCCTATTTTCTCAGGCTACTACCTTTGAAAGCGATTTGTCGAAAAAGGCTGAATAAGATTCTCGCACAAGTCGATACCCGATCCGATAAAAATTACATAAACGACCGGGTGAACTATTACAATCGGCTCATTGAACCGGTAAAACTACCCGAAGGCTCTCCCCACCTGAACGAACTCAAATTGCAAAAGAAAGGGAAAGTCTATTACTTCGATTCATTCGAATACCTCCGGTACTTCCCCGAAAACCTGCAATGGAACTACTGTTTCGGCGATATCAATTTCATGCCCGATACCCCTTCCATTGTTAAGAGCAGGCCCATTCACAATCAATCGGCAAATGCCATACTATTGAATTTGAACAAAGTGAGACATTTCATCTTCGTCAAGGACAAAATACCGTTCGAAAAGAAAATGGACAAAGTCATTTTCCGAGGAAAAGTCAACGAAGGGAAAACCAAACGCATTGCCTTTTTTAATAAATACTTCGGCAATCCCCTCTACGACTTGGGCGACACCAGTCGCAACGGCAATCCCGCTTGGCGTACCGGTAAGAAAACCATCGCCGAACATCTGCGGTACAAATTTATCCTCGCCCTCGAAGGGAACGATGTCGCCAGCAACCTCAAATGGGTCATGTCCTCCAACTCCGTAGCCGTCATGCCCCGACCCGAATTCGAAACTTGGTTCATGGAGGGACGACTTATTCCCAACTACCACTATATCGAAATCAAACCCGATTTCTCGGACCTCGAAGAGCGTATCGCCTACTATACCGCCCACCCCGACGAAGCCATCGAAATATCCCGCCACGCCAACGAATACGTCAGCCAATTCTTCGACAAGAAACGAGAAAAACTCATTTCGCTTCTCGTCCTGCAAAAATACTTCCGCAAGACCGGACAGTTGGAACAATGA
- a CDS encoding GNAT family N-acetyltransferase, whose translation MEIEKLQSLSDEILDELLIVWEKSVRSSHHFLKEEDIEYFKPLIRNQYFPAVKLFVIRNENGRIAAFMGLSDDMLEMLFVLPEEQGHGYGKAFVDYAIDKCNIYKVDVNEDNEQAYKFYLHMGYEVIGRDELDPSGKPFPILHLQQPSSH comes from the coding sequence ATGGAAATAGAAAAATTACAATCCTTATCAGACGAAATTTTAGACGAACTGTTGATCGTATGGGAAAAGTCGGTACGCAGTTCCCATCATTTTTTAAAAGAAGAAGATATAGAATACTTCAAACCTTTAATAAGAAACCAATATTTCCCGGCTGTCAAACTGTTTGTAATACGCAATGAGAACGGGCGGATTGCCGCATTTATGGGATTAAGCGACGACATGCTGGAAATGTTGTTCGTACTGCCCGAAGAACAAGGACACGGTTACGGCAAAGCATTCGTGGATTATGCCATCGACAAATGCAATATCTACAAAGTAGATGTAAACGAAGATAACGAACAGGCTTACAAATTTTATTTGCACATGGGTTACGAGGTTATAGGACGAGATGAATTGGATCCTTCTGGCAAACCGTTCCCTATCCTGCATTTACAACAACCGTCAAGTCATTGA
- a CDS encoding LTA synthase family protein, producing the protein MKRWSLPVALAVCIFLKFILFDVIWSSDTTFQSFSQPESYLIKGAIALLLAFPTVFFRSRWYAGIVCFLLDILLVANLMYWRTYYTAIPWNSYFLAGNLADFMGSVYASVRWCDGLFFAMTLGLLFYTSRYGDLRSSRSETKRRAVWFAAGFLICVVATVGLTFARGGFQRSYEKRNTCATPTFTVFGTLCYEFVKESMSITPEIHSEIERWLSATSRSYPVSGVEHRKHCVVILAESFEGWMLERNVEGKEVTPYLNRWLKDSCTLYAPRVQTQVRGGRSIDAQLLVNTGLLPIANGAYSIRFPNHRYPSLAKALKQACGEKGRMVGMTSDKRIVWNQQGVAMAFGFDRLYDEKSFTKEERMGVKKRVGDYPFLQQCAEKIAEEIAGSGDSSRCFFQLVTYSGHGPFIIPDEYKRISFSPGMPEVLNNYLTAANYTDYAIGKFIERLQEEGLFDETMIVVTGDHEGLAYLRQSLCETKEGGGLVSPFEYTPFIVINSPVGMRYEKVMGQVDIYSTLLDLTGLDDYGWKGMGQSILDPSHLGVAAIWNLTIAGDTTGICPEAIERMKQSWRISDLMIRGDYFRSDF; encoded by the coding sequence ATGAAAAGGTGGAGTTTGCCGGTCGCACTGGCCGTTTGTATTTTCTTGAAATTTATTTTGTTTGATGTTATATGGAGTTCGGACACGACTTTTCAGTCGTTCAGCCAGCCGGAGTCTTATCTGATTAAGGGTGCTATCGCCTTGTTGCTCGCTTTCCCCACGGTGTTTTTTCGATCGAGGTGGTATGCCGGTATCGTGTGTTTTTTATTGGATATTTTGTTGGTTGCCAATTTGATGTATTGGCGGACATATTATACGGCGATACCGTGGAACAGTTATTTCCTTGCGGGTAATTTGGCTGATTTCATGGGTAGCGTGTATGCATCGGTTCGATGGTGCGACGGGTTGTTCTTTGCGATGACTTTGGGATTGTTGTTTTATACTTCCCGATACGGGGATTTGCGGTCGAGTCGGTCGGAAACGAAACGTCGGGCCGTATGGTTTGCAGCGGGCTTCTTGATTTGTGTCGTAGCGACGGTGGGATTGACGTTTGCCCGAGGAGGATTCCAACGATCGTATGAGAAACGGAATACTTGTGCCACACCGACGTTCACGGTGTTCGGGACTTTGTGCTATGAGTTCGTCAAGGAGAGCATGTCTATTACGCCGGAGATTCACAGTGAGATAGAACGGTGGCTCTCGGCCACATCGAGATCGTATCCGGTTTCCGGGGTGGAACACAGGAAGCATTGCGTGGTGATTCTCGCCGAGTCGTTCGAGGGGTGGATGCTGGAACGGAATGTAGAGGGAAAGGAGGTGACTCCTTATTTGAACCGCTGGTTGAAAGATTCATGTACGTTGTATGCTCCCCGGGTACAGACGCAAGTTCGCGGCGGACGCTCCATCGATGCACAGTTGTTGGTGAATACGGGGTTGCTACCGATAGCGAACGGTGCATACAGTATTCGTTTCCCGAATCATAGGTATCCTTCGCTGGCGAAGGCTTTGAAACAGGCCTGTGGGGAAAAAGGTCGCATGGTAGGTATGACCTCGGACAAACGAATCGTGTGGAACCAGCAGGGTGTGGCTATGGCTTTCGGATTCGACCGATTGTATGATGAGAAGTCCTTCACGAAAGAAGAGCGAATGGGAGTGAAGAAAAGGGTGGGCGATTATCCGTTTTTGCAACAGTGTGCCGAGAAAATAGCCGAGGAGATAGCCGGAAGCGGTGATAGTTCTCGTTGTTTTTTTCAATTGGTTACTTATTCGGGACATGGGCCATTTATTATTCCCGATGAGTACAAACGGATTTCTTTTTCTCCGGGAATGCCCGAGGTGCTGAACAATTACCTGACGGCTGCCAATTACACAGATTATGCAATAGGGAAGTTTATCGAACGATTGCAGGAGGAGGGGTTGTTCGACGAGACGATGATTGTCGTGACGGGCGACCATGAGGGATTGGCTTATTTGCGGCAGTCGTTGTGTGAAACAAAAGAGGGTGGTGGACTTGTCTCTCCGTTTGAATATACTCCTTTTATCGTGATTAATTCGCCGGTGGGCATGCGGTACGAGAAAGTTATGGGGCAAGTAGATATTTATTCGACATTATTGGATTTGACCGGACTGGACGATTATGGCTGGAAAGGTATGGGGCAGAGTATTCTAGACCCGTCTCATCTAGGTGTCGCGGCTATTTGGAATTTGACGATTGCCGGGGATACAACCGGTATTTGTCCCGAGGCGATAGAAAGAATGAAGCAGTCGTGGCGAATATCGGACTTGATGATTCGCGGGGATTATTTTAGGAGTGATTTTTGA
- the metG gene encoding methionine--tRNA ligase, with protein sequence MEKNFKRTLVTTALPYANGPVHIGHLAGVYVPADIYTRYLRLKGEDVIMIGGSDEHGVPITIKAKVEGVTPQDIVDRYHHIIKKSFEEFGISFDIYSRTTSKIHSEMASDFFRKLYDKGEFIEKTSMQYYDEEANQFLADRYITGTCPHCGNEHAYGDQCEACGTSLNATDLINPKSAITGNQPVLRETKHWYLPLDKWEPFLRQWILEEHKEWKPNVYGQCKSWLDMGLQPRAVSRDLDWGVPVPVEGAEGKVLYVWFDAPIGYISNTKELLPDKWELYWKDKDTKMVHFIGKDNIVFHCIVFPAMLKAEGSYILPDNVPANEFLNLEGDKISTSRNWAVWLHEYLEEFPGKQDVLRYVLTANAPETKDNDFTWKDFQARNNNELVAILGNFVNRALVLTHKYFDGKVPAAGELTDYDRETLKEFADVKAEVENYLDHYRFRDALKEAMNLARIGNKYLADTEPWKLAKTDMDRVATILNLSLQITANLAIAFEPFLPFSAEKLRGMLHLGHCDWNMLGRTDILPAGAELGKAELLFEKIEDSVIEAQVNKLLETKKANELKNHKAAPIRENIAFDDFMKLDIRVGKVLECQKVPKADKLLQFRIDDGLGGRTIVSGIAKHYAPEDLVGKNVCFVANLEPRKLKGIESQGMILSAEDADGRLIVISPATDEIAPGSEVK encoded by the coding sequence ATGGAGAAGAATTTCAAACGTACATTGGTTACCACCGCTTTGCCTTATGCCAACGGCCCTGTGCATATAGGCCATTTGGCGGGAGTATATGTCCCGGCAGATATTTATACCCGGTATCTGCGGTTGAAAGGCGAAGATGTGATCATGATCGGCGGTAGCGACGAGCATGGCGTGCCTATCACGATTAAGGCGAAGGTCGAAGGAGTGACCCCGCAGGATATCGTGGACCGTTATCACCATATTATTAAAAAGTCGTTCGAGGAGTTCGGAATCTCTTTCGATATTTACTCTCGCACGACTTCCAAGATTCATAGTGAAATGGCTTCCGATTTCTTTCGGAAGTTGTACGATAAAGGCGAATTTATCGAGAAAACCTCGATGCAATATTACGACGAGGAGGCTAACCAGTTCCTCGCAGACCGGTATATTACCGGGACTTGTCCGCACTGTGGCAACGAACATGCCTATGGCGACCAATGCGAGGCTTGCGGCACATCGTTGAATGCGACCGATTTGATTAATCCCAAATCGGCCATTACGGGAAATCAGCCTGTTTTGCGGGAGACAAAGCACTGGTATCTGCCTCTCGACAAGTGGGAGCCGTTCTTGCGCCAATGGATTTTGGAAGAGCATAAGGAATGGAAACCGAATGTGTATGGACAATGCAAATCGTGGCTCGACATGGGGTTACAACCTCGCGCGGTGAGCCGTGACCTCGATTGGGGGGTTCCCGTACCGGTGGAAGGCGCCGAAGGTAAGGTGTTGTATGTGTGGTTCGATGCTCCTATCGGGTATATCTCGAATACCAAAGAGTTGCTTCCCGACAAATGGGAACTGTATTGGAAAGACAAGGATACGAAAATGGTCCACTTTATCGGCAAGGACAACATCGTATTCCACTGCATTGTTTTCCCTGCGATGCTGAAAGCCGAGGGGAGTTATATTTTGCCGGATAATGTGCCGGCCAACGAGTTCTTGAATTTGGAGGGTGATAAGATTTCCACTTCGAGAAACTGGGCGGTGTGGTTACACGAGTATCTCGAAGAGTTCCCCGGCAAACAGGACGTGCTGCGTTATGTGCTCACGGCCAACGCTCCCGAGACGAAGGACAACGATTTCACTTGGAAAGATTTCCAAGCGCGTAATAATAATGAATTGGTGGCTATTCTCGGCAATTTCGTGAATCGAGCTTTGGTGCTGACTCATAAATATTTCGACGGGAAAGTACCGGCTGCGGGTGAATTGACCGACTATGACCGGGAAACATTGAAGGAGTTTGCCGATGTGAAAGCCGAGGTGGAGAATTACCTCGACCATTACCGTTTTCGCGATGCCTTGAAGGAGGCGATGAATCTGGCTCGTATCGGGAACAAGTATCTTGCCGATACCGAACCGTGGAAGCTGGCGAAAACCGATATGGACAGGGTGGCGACGATATTGAACCTTTCGTTGCAGATTACGGCCAATCTGGCTATCGCTTTCGAACCATTCCTACCTTTCTCTGCCGAGAAGCTGCGGGGAATGTTGCATTTGGGACATTGTGACTGGAATATGCTGGGACGTACCGATATTTTGCCTGCCGGAGCCGAGTTGGGTAAGGCCGAGTTGCTGTTCGAGAAGATAGAAGACAGCGTGATCGAGGCGCAGGTGAACAAGTTGTTGGAGACGAAGAAAGCCAATGAATTGAAGAATCACAAGGCTGCGCCGATACGGGAGAATATCGCTTTCGACGATTTCATGAAATTGGATATTCGGGTGGGTAAAGTGCTGGAATGTCAGAAAGTGCCCAAAGCCGACAAGTTGCTGCAATTCCGTATCGACGATGGTTTGGGCGGACGTACGATCGTATCGGGTATCGCCAAGCATTATGCTCCCGAAGATTTGGTGGGTAAGAATGTGTGCTTCGTGGCTAATCTCGAACCTCGCAAATTGAAGGGTATCGAGTCGCAGGGTATGATTCTTTCGGCCGAGGATGCCGACGGGCGTTTGATTGTCATCTCCCCGGCGACCGATGAAATCGCTCCCGGTTCGGAAGTGAAATAA